In Marivirga salinae, a single window of DNA contains:
- a CDS encoding DUF5723 family protein, whose product MKKINYIALIIFVFLNSSIALAQSDMIGYGLNKTLPQANNLNPAMLPDYKFSFGLPGISGVHSSTGQNFTNLDLLTSVDENGNINTSDIFNKMRRNNRVTSDNTVSILHLGIRGLTSYTAFSINTKAFARVSLPKELFAFALYGNASDKLDDGLLDFSRGSIKTMAYTEIGISHGREILAGKMTVGARVKYLIGHAYADVKSLDANLRTYGNDEFRGDSIKMNVNQFDVRTAGVAGDLINGNEDVRGSALSNGGFGLDLGATYEYSKKIKFFASLNDLGFIKWNEQYTNKQTVPSFQYKFSGADVVELINGEDLSVVNDFDSVISDLEIKETKNESFSTSLTGKLYAGASYQLTRRQTASAILYSEFYRGALIPAFTAMYNFQGGTFFNFAFSATMMNGRVNNLGTGFTLNLIPFQLVLATNDLLSIVNPMKGRAVDIRFGINHTFGNLNKGKSRAKKNSNNTIDTIDLGID is encoded by the coding sequence ATGAAAAAAATCAATTATATAGCATTAATCATTTTTGTGTTTTTGAATTCTAGTATAGCGCTAGCACAATCAGATATGATTGGATATGGTTTGAACAAAACCTTACCACAAGCCAATAATTTAAATCCTGCGATGCTGCCTGATTATAAATTCTCTTTTGGTTTACCCGGCATTTCAGGAGTTCATTCCAGTACAGGTCAAAATTTTACAAATTTGGATTTACTTACTTCAGTCGATGAAAATGGAAATATCAATACATCTGATATTTTTAATAAAATGAGGAGAAACAATCGAGTGACCTCAGATAATACAGTGAGTATTTTACATTTAGGGATTCGAGGTTTAACAAGTTATACTGCTTTTAGTATAAACACGAAAGCCTTTGCAAGAGTGAGTTTGCCTAAAGAACTTTTTGCCTTTGCACTTTATGGTAATGCTTCAGATAAATTGGATGATGGGCTATTAGATTTTAGCAGAGGCTCTATTAAAACTATGGCATATACTGAAATAGGGATTTCTCATGGAAGAGAGATTTTAGCAGGAAAAATGACTGTTGGAGCAAGGGTTAAATATTTGATTGGCCATGCCTATGCAGATGTCAAATCCTTGGATGCCAATTTAAGAACTTATGGAAATGATGAGTTCAGAGGAGATTCAATTAAAATGAATGTAAATCAATTTGACGTTCGTACTGCAGGTGTTGCTGGGGATTTAATTAATGGAAATGAAGATGTCAGAGGTTCTGCCCTTTCAAATGGTGGCTTTGGTTTAGATTTAGGCGCTACCTATGAATATAGCAAAAAGATAAAGTTTTTTGCTAGTTTGAATGACTTAGGATTTATTAAATGGAACGAACAGTATACAAACAAACAAACTGTTCCATCATTTCAATATAAATTTAGTGGAGCAGATGTGGTAGAATTAATTAATGGGGAGGATTTATCTGTTGTTAATGATTTTGATAGTGTGATTTCTGATTTGGAAATAAAAGAAACAAAGAATGAATCTTTTAGCACATCCTTAACAGGGAAACTTTATGCTGGCGCTTCTTATCAATTGACTAGAAGACAAACCGCATCAGCTATTTTGTATTCAGAATTTTATAGAGGGGCATTAATTCCAGCTTTTACTGCCATGTACAATTTCCAAGGTGGAACGTTTTTTAACTTCGCATTTTCTGCTACTATGATGAATGGTAGGGTCAATAACCTTGGTACTGGATTTACTTTAAACTTAATTCCTTTTCAATTAGTGTTAGCAACCAATGATTTGTTGTCTATTGTAAATCCAATGAAAGGAAGAGCAGTGGATATTAGATTTGGAATAAATCATACTTTTGGTAACCTAAACAAAGGAAAATCAAGAGCTAAAAAGAATAGTAATAATACAATTGACACAATTGATTTAGGAATTGACTGA
- a CDS encoding SiaB family protein kinase: MIDNIKENKMDLNVNFIKSVLSLFSEMQGNGISLVYLGEFNHEITKMFTSMAESDMERKKEDRYVKKRVYHVMVETLQNMNKHSDEITDAQIGNGLFVIGNKEDIYYVITSNKVARDKVEDLRSAIDEVNAASADELKKMYMQQIKHGKLSDKGGAGLGLIDIARKTGEKLVYKFLPIDEEFDLFILKVEINADKIKDVKSK; this comes from the coding sequence ATGATAGATAACATAAAAGAAAACAAGATGGATTTAAATGTAAATTTCATCAAATCGGTATTAAGCCTTTTTTCTGAAATGCAAGGAAATGGGATCTCATTGGTTTATTTAGGAGAATTCAATCATGAAATCACAAAAATGTTTACTTCCATGGCAGAGTCTGACATGGAAAGGAAAAAGGAAGATAGATATGTGAAAAAGAGAGTTTACCATGTAATGGTAGAAACTCTTCAGAACATGAATAAGCACTCTGATGAAATAACAGATGCGCAAATTGGAAATGGATTATTTGTGATTGGTAATAAAGAAGATATCTATTATGTAATTACAAGTAATAAAGTTGCGAGAGATAAGGTTGAAGATTTGAGATCTGCTATTGATGAAGTAAATGCTGCTAGTGCAGATGAATTGAAGAAAATGTACATGCAACAAATCAAACACGGAAAGCTTTCAGATAAAGGAGGAGCTGGACTTGGATTGATTGACATTGCTAGAAAAACAGGTGAGAAATTGGTCTATAAGTTCTTGCCTATTGATGAGGAATTTGATCTTTTCATCTTAAAGGTGGAGATTAACGCTGATAAAATTAAAGACGTAAAAAGTAAGTAA
- a CDS encoding 5-(carboxyamino)imidazole ribonucleotide synthase, whose amino-acid sequence MSFNTELKVGVLGGGQLGRMLLQSAININIDLKMMDADPSAPCSKLVSDFVVGDLEDFDAVYQFGKQCDILTIEIEKVNIEAMKKLQSEGVKVFPQPEIVEMIQDKRVQKQFYIDNNIPTAPFVLTDSRADLEKLSDKFPAVHKIGKGGYDGRGVQIIKSKDDIAKGFDAPALLEEFVPFKKELAVIVSRNENGEVNTFPVVEMVFHPEHNLVEYLLSPAVIDKSEAEKAKKVAIEIIQKLEMVGILAVEMFLTKDNQILVNEIAPRPHNSGHQSIEGNFVSQYDQHLRSILNLPLGDTSTKISSAMVNVLGEDGFKGDAKYEGMDEIMRISGASVHLYGKKLTKPFRKMGHVTITDPSLTSLKRKIEIVKSTLKVKA is encoded by the coding sequence ATGAGTTTTAATACAGAGTTAAAAGTTGGAGTTTTAGGTGGAGGTCAATTGGGAAGAATGTTGCTGCAAAGTGCTATCAATATCAACATCGATTTGAAAATGATGGATGCTGATCCTAGTGCTCCTTGTTCTAAATTAGTTTCTGATTTTGTGGTTGGAGATTTGGAAGATTTTGATGCTGTTTATCAATTTGGTAAACAATGTGATATTCTGACTATTGAAATTGAGAAGGTCAATATCGAAGCCATGAAAAAGCTTCAATCAGAAGGTGTGAAAGTATTTCCTCAGCCTGAAATAGTTGAGATGATTCAAGATAAAAGAGTTCAGAAGCAATTTTATATAGATAATAACATCCCTACTGCCCCATTTGTATTAACTGATAGTAGAGCTGATTTAGAAAAATTAAGCGATAAATTTCCTGCAGTTCATAAAATAGGCAAAGGGGGTTATGATGGTAGAGGAGTTCAAATTATAAAATCAAAGGATGATATAGCGAAAGGCTTTGATGCTCCAGCATTATTAGAAGAATTTGTTCCTTTCAAAAAGGAATTGGCTGTAATTGTAAGTAGAAATGAAAATGGAGAAGTGAATACTTTTCCAGTAGTTGAGATGGTTTTTCATCCAGAGCATAATTTGGTAGAGTATCTATTGTCTCCGGCTGTTATTGATAAATCTGAAGCAGAAAAAGCTAAGAAGGTTGCGATTGAAATTATCCAGAAATTAGAGATGGTTGGCATTTTGGCAGTAGAAATGTTTTTGACAAAAGACAATCAGATCCTAGTGAATGAAATTGCACCAAGGCCTCATAATAGCGGTCACCAAAGTATAGAAGGAAATTTTGTGTCTCAATATGACCAACATTTACGTTCTATTCTTAATCTTCCATTAGGCGATACTTCAACCAAGATTAGCTCTGCTATGGTAAATGTTTTAGGTGAAGATGGCTTTAAAGGAGATGCAAAATATGAAGGAATGGATGAGATAATGAGGATATCAGGTGCTTCAGTTCATTTGTACGGTAAAAAACTGACAAAGCCATTTAGAAAAATGGGACACGTTACCATTACTGATCCTAGTCTAACATCCTTGAAAAGGAAAATTGAGATTGTAAAATCTACATTAAAAGTAAAAGCATGA
- the purE gene encoding 5-(carboxyamino)imidazole ribonucleotide mutase, with product MSKGKIAIIMGSQSDLRVMSEAAKVLEELEVNFELTIVSAHRTPERMMEFAQSARKNGFHAIIAGAGGAAHLPGMVAAYTTLPVIGVPVKSSNSIDGWDSVLSILQMPGGVPVATVALDGAKNAGILAAQIISNFDDKAAKKLESYKKQMKDKVLKSAEEVEANGWKSAKVGF from the coding sequence ATGAGCAAAGGTAAAATAGCGATTATAATGGGCAGTCAATCCGATCTTCGAGTAATGAGTGAGGCTGCTAAAGTATTGGAAGAATTAGAGGTTAATTTTGAATTAACTATTGTTTCAGCGCATAGAACTCCTGAGCGAATGATGGAGTTTGCTCAATCAGCAAGAAAGAATGGTTTTCATGCCATTATAGCTGGAGCTGGGGGAGCTGCTCATCTTCCAGGTATGGTCGCGGCTTATACCACTCTTCCTGTTATAGGTGTCCCTGTAAAATCAAGTAATTCTATTGATGGATGGGATTCTGTATTATCTATTTTACAGATGCCTGGCGGAGTGCCGGTAGCTACTGTTGCTTTGGATGGTGCGAAAAATGCAGGAATTTTAGCTGCTCAAATCATATCTAACTTTGATGATAAGGCAGCTAAAAAGTTAGAAAGCTATAAAAAGCAAATGAAGGATAAAGTATTGAAATCTGCTGAAGAAGTGGAGGCTAATGGTTGGAAATCTGCTAAAGTAGGTTTTTGA
- a CDS encoding tetratricopeptide repeat protein: protein MAQNKTAIDSLKNTLSNSSSSAKIQTYNQLAWEYRKSFPDSTIFYSQKAIELSSSNPELAEEIVKALNFKGVGYFYGGENIKAFEHYQQAKDSALLYGDSLQYGYSLNNIGRLFFNQGNYVAAYDNFFRALEIFKEIDDSVSLSYGYKSLAELYQSQNNLEKALEMSLKTAEIRKSFNDPSGIISIYLEIADIYGQMENYNNSLKYFTQAYEVASKINDEANLAIIKLSIARMNTKRGQLGIALTNATEALEFASQAKNVNLIIQVYSLLGQIHFYRNEYKQAKDYFLKVSELATNNDITYEQDAYFYLSKIFEKKASTQEAFDYFKKYSELKEKTENVNTAREIERLEARLELDVKETENQLLKQNEETYKQVIQKQRAFNIALTATIVLAVILLISIWITANRRRKHNKILQLKNNKIEQQQKNITLKNKEIKTQNDELIIRNKELDDLNNEKDSLLNLVAHDMKAPFHRIKGLTELLRLSGLNEEQNQYTEMIRNNAKHGAYLINDLLDVNSMSSEKEELTSDKIELKKLLEDTVSNFVVELTNKEIKCNIECEPNIYIRTNKNYINRILENLVSNAIKFSDLESDLILRAGIGKNNFWISVKDFGPGFTEEDKKNLFIKFKKLSARPTGGESSNGLGLAIVKTLVDRLNGKINLETEVGKYSEFTLYFPFLEE from the coding sequence ATGGCACAAAACAAGACAGCAATTGATAGCCTTAAAAACACTTTGAGTAATTCCAGCTCATCCGCAAAAATTCAAACCTACAATCAGCTTGCTTGGGAATATAGAAAATCCTTCCCTGATAGTACGATCTTTTATAGTCAAAAAGCAATAGAATTATCAAGCTCCAACCCTGAGTTAGCTGAAGAAATTGTTAAGGCCTTAAATTTTAAAGGGGTAGGTTATTTTTATGGAGGGGAAAACATTAAAGCCTTTGAACACTATCAACAGGCTAAAGATTCTGCTTTATTATACGGTGACTCTTTGCAATATGGATACTCACTCAACAATATTGGAAGACTCTTTTTTAATCAAGGCAATTATGTAGCAGCTTACGATAATTTTTTCAGAGCCTTAGAGATTTTTAAAGAAATTGATGACTCTGTTTCCTTGAGCTATGGTTACAAAAGCTTGGCCGAGCTATATCAATCCCAAAACAACCTTGAAAAGGCATTGGAAATGTCTTTAAAAACAGCTGAAATTAGAAAATCATTTAATGATCCTTCTGGAATAATCTCTATTTATCTTGAAATAGCTGACATCTATGGCCAAATGGAAAATTATAATAACAGCTTAAAATATTTTACTCAAGCTTATGAAGTAGCATCTAAAATAAATGATGAAGCCAACTTAGCAATCATAAAATTGTCTATTGCTAGAATGAATACCAAAAGAGGTCAATTAGGAATTGCCTTAACAAATGCTACCGAAGCACTTGAATTTGCATCACAAGCAAAAAATGTAAATCTCATTATACAAGTTTATTCACTTTTGGGTCAAATTCATTTTTATAGAAATGAGTATAAACAGGCGAAGGATTACTTTTTAAAAGTTAGTGAACTCGCTACCAACAACGATATAACATATGAACAAGACGCTTATTTTTATCTATCAAAAATCTTTGAGAAAAAAGCTTCTACTCAAGAAGCTTTTGATTATTTCAAAAAATACTCTGAATTAAAAGAGAAAACTGAAAATGTAAATACAGCTCGTGAAATTGAACGTCTTGAAGCCCGATTAGAACTTGATGTTAAAGAAACTGAAAATCAGCTACTGAAACAAAATGAAGAAACCTATAAACAAGTCATACAAAAGCAAAGAGCATTTAACATTGCGCTTACAGCGACCATTGTATTAGCTGTTATTCTACTTATTAGTATTTGGATAACCGCTAATAGAAGAAGAAAACATAATAAAATTTTACAACTAAAGAATAATAAAATTGAACAACAGCAAAAAAATATAACGCTTAAGAACAAAGAAATCAAAACTCAAAATGATGAGCTCATAATTAGAAATAAAGAATTGGATGACTTAAATAATGAGAAAGACTCCTTGTTAAACTTAGTAGCACATGATATGAAAGCTCCTTTTCACAGAATAAAAGGTTTAACTGAACTTTTAAGATTATCTGGGCTTAATGAAGAACAAAATCAATACACTGAAATGATAAGAAATAACGCCAAACATGGCGCTTATTTAATTAATGACTTATTAGATGTCAATTCGATGTCATCTGAAAAAGAAGAGCTCACATCTGATAAGATTGAGCTTAAAAAACTTTTAGAAGATACAGTCTCAAATTTTGTTGTTGAATTGACCAATAAGGAAATTAAATGTAATATAGAATGTGAGCCAAATATTTATATAAGAACTAATAAAAACTATATCAATAGGATTTTAGAAAACCTAGTATCAAATGCCATCAAGTTTTCAGATTTAGAATCCGATTTGATATTAAGAGCAGGCATAGGTAAAAATAATTTCTGGATAAGTGTTAAAGACTTTGGCCCAGGATTTACTGAAGAAGACAAGAAAAATCTTTTTATAAAATTTAAAAAGCTAAGCGCTAGACCAACTGGTGGTGAAAGTTCAAATGGGTTGGGTCTGGCTATTGTAAAAACTTTAGTAGATAGATTGAATGGCAAAATCAACTTAGAAACTGAGGTCGGAAAATATAGTGAGTTTACACTATACTTCCCTTTCTTAGAGGAGTAA
- a CDS encoding S1/P1 nuclease — protein MKIRIISVFILSIFTISQALAWGQTGHRVVGEVASFYLKRKVEKKVNDILNGKSLAVASVWMDNIKSDDSWDYAKPWHYVTIPDGMTYEESEKNPDGDIIMMIEKITEELKAGNLDAKSEQEKLKMLIHLVGDIHQPCHVGGRDDMGGNAVRLKWFGQNSNLHRVWDSEMIDSKAFSYTELADAVNITSKDEIKALQNSTIDDWYKEAMGLRNQVYELPEDMYLGYEYSYKNWGTVQTQLKKAGIRLAGLLNEIYG, from the coding sequence ATGAAGATTAGAATTATAAGCGTTTTTATTTTAAGCATTTTCACTATTTCTCAAGCTTTAGCATGGGGTCAAACTGGACATAGAGTTGTGGGAGAAGTGGCCTCTTTCTATTTGAAAAGAAAGGTGGAGAAAAAAGTAAATGATATTTTAAATGGAAAATCATTAGCAGTAGCCAGTGTTTGGATGGACAACATCAAGTCAGATGATAGCTGGGACTATGCTAAACCTTGGCATTATGTTACTATTCCTGATGGAATGACATATGAAGAAAGTGAGAAAAACCCTGATGGAGATATCATCATGATGATTGAAAAAATCACTGAGGAATTAAAAGCAGGTAATCTTGATGCAAAAAGTGAGCAAGAAAAACTTAAAATGTTGATTCATTTGGTAGGAGATATTCACCAACCTTGCCATGTTGGCGGCAGAGATGACATGGGAGGAAATGCTGTAAGGTTAAAATGGTTCGGTCAGAACTCAAACCTTCACCGTGTTTGGGACAGTGAAATGATTGATTCCAAAGCTTTTAGCTATACAGAATTGGCAGATGCTGTAAATATCACCTCAAAAGACGAAATAAAAGCTCTTCAAAACAGTACAATAGATGATTGGTATAAGGAAGCTATGGGATTAAGAAACCAGGTTTATGAACTACCCGAAGATATGTATTTAGGATATGAATACAGCTATAAAAATTGGGGAACTGTTCAAACCCAATTGAAAAAAGCAGGTATTAGATTAGCCGGGCTTTTAAATGAAATTTACGGGTAA
- a CDS encoding DUF302 domain-containing protein, with protein MNYYHSKILEGKDFDAVRTEVEAALKEEGFGILTEIDFQATMKKKLDKDYLPHVILGACNPTYADKVVSIEPHISTMLPCNVTIREMENGNIEVTAIDPATAMAVVDNNDLIEHAEEVNEMLKNVLKAL; from the coding sequence ATGAACTATTATCATTCAAAAATATTAGAAGGAAAGGACTTTGATGCAGTAAGAACTGAAGTTGAAGCAGCCTTGAAAGAAGAAGGTTTTGGGATTTTAACTGAAATTGATTTTCAAGCCACTATGAAGAAGAAGTTGGATAAGGATTATTTACCTCATGTAATTTTAGGGGCTTGCAATCCTACTTATGCTGATAAAGTTGTTTCAATTGAACCCCATATAAGCACTATGTTGCCATGCAATGTCACTATAAGGGAAATGGAAAATGGGAACATAGAAGTTACAGCTATAGATCCTGCAACTGCAATGGCTGTTGTGGATAATAATGACCTAATTGAACATGCCGAAGAAGTAAATGAAATGCTTAAGAACGTATTAAAAGCATTATAA
- the arsM gene encoding arsenosugar biosynthesis arsenite methyltransferase ArsM, which translates to MNDTYLETTKDVYRKAAETPDVGLCCTTTPIWQLPGLDIPKRMQEMNYGCGSTVHPRDLVNNPNILYVGVGGGMELLQFSYFSRQKTGVVGVDVVEEMLTASRDNFSEAEKLNDWFDSSFVDLRTGDALNLPVEDNSIDVAAQNCLFNIFKESDIKKAMDEMYRVLKPHGRLVMSDPVCDQAMPENLKEDERLRALCLSGSLPLTDYIKKITDAGFGTVEIRAKRPYRILSPKHYDTQENIFIESVEVCAIKDPMPEDGPCVFTGKTAIYIGEEEYFDDKKGHVLMQNQPLSVCDKTANALNLLDREDIYISPSTYFYDGGGCC; encoded by the coding sequence ATGAACGATACTTATTTAGAAACCACAAAGGATGTTTATAGAAAAGCAGCCGAAACTCCAGATGTAGGACTTTGTTGCACTACCACACCAATCTGGCAATTACCAGGATTAGACATACCCAAAAGAATGCAGGAAATGAATTACGGCTGCGGAAGTACGGTTCATCCTCGTGATTTGGTTAACAATCCCAACATATTATATGTGGGAGTAGGCGGAGGAATGGAACTACTGCAATTCTCTTATTTCAGCAGACAAAAAACTGGCGTAGTTGGTGTGGATGTAGTAGAAGAAATGCTCACAGCCAGTAGAGACAACTTTTCAGAAGCAGAAAAATTAAACGATTGGTTCGACTCTTCTTTTGTTGATTTAAGAACTGGTGATGCTTTAAATCTGCCAGTTGAAGATAATTCAATAGATGTAGCTGCACAAAACTGTTTATTTAATATTTTCAAAGAAAGCGATATTAAAAAAGCGATGGATGAAATGTATCGTGTGTTGAAACCTCATGGTCGCTTGGTAATGTCGGATCCTGTTTGCGATCAAGCCATGCCTGAAAATTTAAAAGAAGATGAACGATTAAGAGCACTTTGCTTAAGTGGTTCATTACCCTTAACTGATTATATTAAAAAAATTACGGATGCAGGATTTGGCACTGTCGAAATTAGAGCCAAAAGACCTTACAGAATCTTAAGTCCTAAGCATTACGATACGCAAGAAAATATTTTTATAGAAAGTGTAGAAGTTTGCGCTATTAAAGACCCAATGCCAGAAGATGGGCCTTGTGTGTTTACTGGTAAAACTGCTATTTACATTGGAGAAGAAGAATATTTTGATGATAAGAAAGGACATGTTTTGATGCAAAATCAGCCATTATCGGTTTGTGATAAAACGGCCAATGCATTGAATTTACTTGATAGAGAAGATATTTACATTTCACCATCCACTTATTTTTATGATGGAGGTGGATGCTGCTAA
- a CDS encoding CNNM domain-containing protein produces the protein MLVFVISTFVAVFVSFLCSMAEAVLLSVDKVKIETDKEKGLTYAKIMHKLKSNIDRPISAILILNTIAHTGGATIAGSAFDAIYGEKYIWIFSVIFTIVILFGTEILPKVIGVNKSNLISRRMARPLQVIIKILHPLIVVTQAFTNLLVGKRKKSNPYSLDDIRTIAKMAKLEKIIDTDQENIIINTSTLKKRFVKEIMLPVEKIIFFKENISFDKYFNLAAKHKHTRYPISSTDSIEDVYGYINFKEIALNEKENSENKLTEFIRPIIFINENTPIINLLKKMNENRFHISMVKSETNKIIGMITLENLVETVVGDIEDEFD, from the coding sequence ATGCTTGTATTCGTAATAAGCACCTTTGTTGCAGTATTTGTTTCCTTTTTATGTTCCATGGCTGAAGCTGTTTTGCTCAGTGTTGATAAAGTAAAAATAGAAACTGATAAAGAAAAGGGGCTAACTTATGCGAAGATAATGCATAAACTCAAATCAAATATAGATAGGCCCATATCCGCAATTCTTATTTTAAATACCATAGCCCATACAGGTGGAGCAACTATAGCTGGTAGTGCCTTTGATGCGATTTACGGGGAAAAGTATATCTGGATATTTTCAGTCATTTTTACAATCGTAATTCTTTTTGGTACGGAAATCCTACCCAAAGTAATTGGTGTAAATAAATCAAACTTGATTTCCAGGAGGATGGCAAGGCCTCTTCAGGTAATTATTAAAATTCTGCACCCTCTTATTGTAGTGACTCAAGCATTCACCAACCTTTTAGTGGGTAAAAGAAAAAAGAGCAATCCATACAGCTTAGATGATATTCGTACAATTGCCAAAATGGCTAAATTGGAAAAGATAATTGATACCGATCAAGAAAACATCATTATCAACACTTCTACACTAAAAAAACGTTTTGTGAAAGAAATTATGCTACCTGTAGAAAAAATCATTTTTTTCAAAGAGAATATTAGCTTTGATAAATATTTCAATTTAGCGGCTAAACATAAACATACTCGTTATCCGATAAGTAGCACTGACTCTATAGAAGATGTATACGGATATATAAATTTCAAAGAAATTGCACTAAACGAAAAGGAGAATTCTGAAAACAAGTTGACAGAATTTATAAGACCCATCATTTTCATTAACGAGAATACCCCAATCATAAATCTGTTGAAAAAAATGAACGAAAACAGATTCCACATATCAATGGTAAAATCTGAGACCAATAAAATTATTGGTATGATTACTTTAGAAAATTTGGTGGAAACTGTAGTGGGAGATATAGAAGATGAGTTTGATTAA
- the gldE gene encoding gliding motility-associated protein GldE, translating into MEDPSPSIILLANIAENGNHWFYIINTLLMMFLLMMSALVSGSEVAFFSLSHDDLAKCKTSNQPKEQTILELLKNPKRLLATILILNNFINVGIVTLSTYLTWEIVGTKETEGLLVVTLTAIVTFLIVFYGEIVPKVYANQNNLSFAARMAFPLNFSAKIFSPISIPLMSLSGIIEKRVEQKGFSVSIDELHQALEITADKDTTEEEKGILKGIVNFGTLSVRQVMKSRLDITAFDFDDDYHKLMDQINKNGFSRIPVYRDTIDKIEGVLYVKDLLPYIEKEENFEWQTLLRPGFFVPESKKVDSLLKDFQEKRVHMAIVVDEYGGTSGLITLEDVIEEIVGEINDEFDEDIDVAYNKLDEYTYIFEGRTSLNDFCKIINEEPSTFEEVKGESESLGGLILEINSKLPRTGEKIKFKNFTFTVVAVDQKRIKRVRVFTKN; encoded by the coding sequence TTGGAAGACCCTTCCCCTAGTATAATTTTATTAGCAAATATAGCCGAAAACGGCAATCATTGGTTTTACATCATCAATACTTTATTGATGATGTTTTTACTTATGATGTCAGCTCTAGTTTCAGGCTCTGAAGTAGCATTTTTTTCATTGTCTCACGATGATTTGGCTAAATGCAAAACTAGCAATCAGCCAAAAGAACAGACTATTCTGGAGCTTTTAAAAAATCCAAAACGCTTATTGGCCACTATCCTAATCCTTAATAATTTTATTAATGTAGGGATAGTTACGCTTTCCACTTATTTAACCTGGGAAATAGTAGGCACTAAAGAAACAGAAGGTTTATTAGTCGTTACTTTAACTGCTATCGTAACATTTCTGATTGTTTTCTATGGTGAAATTGTTCCTAAAGTATATGCCAACCAGAACAATTTAAGTTTTGCTGCTAGAATGGCCTTTCCTCTTAATTTTTCTGCTAAAATATTTAGCCCCATATCTATTCCATTAATGAGCTTAAGCGGAATCATTGAAAAAAGAGTAGAACAAAAAGGCTTTAGTGTATCAATTGATGAATTACATCAGGCACTTGAAATCACTGCTGATAAAGACACTACCGAAGAAGAGAAAGGAATATTAAAAGGAATTGTAAATTTCGGAACCCTTTCAGTACGTCAAGTAATGAAATCTCGTCTTGATATTACCGCCTTTGATTTTGATGATGATTACCACAAACTGATGGATCAAATCAATAAAAACGGTTTTAGTAGAATACCCGTTTATAGAGACACTATTGATAAAATTGAGGGTGTTCTTTATGTTAAAGACTTATTGCCCTATATAGAAAAAGAAGAAAACTTTGAATGGCAAACACTGCTAAGACCAGGCTTCTTCGTACCTGAATCCAAGAAAGTTGACAGTCTATTAAAGGACTTTCAGGAAAAAAGGGTTCATATGGCAATAGTGGTAGATGAATATGGCGGTACCTCAGGACTTATTACTTTAGAAGATGTAATTGAAGAAATCGTTGGTGAAATCAATGATGAATTTGATGAAGATATTGATGTTGCCTATAATAAACTAGATGAATATACCTATATTTTTGAAGGCAGAACATCATTAAATGATTTCTGCAAAATCATAAATGAAGAACCCAGTACTTTCGAAGAAGTAAAAGGAGAAAGCGAATCATTAGGTGGCCTTATTCTAGAAATTAACAGCAAATTACCTCGCACTGGAGAGAAAATAAAATTTAAAAACTTCACATTCACAGTAGTGGCAGTTGACCAAAAAAGAATCAAAAGAGTTAGGGTATTTACTAAGAATTAG
- a CDS encoding single-stranded DNA-binding protein, producing the protein MQGVNKVILIGNLGKDPEVRHLDNGASVANFSIATTETYKDRNSGERVDQTEWHNIVLWRGLAEVAEKYLKKGDSVYIEGKLRTRSWEKEGVTRYTTEVVGDQLTMLGGKKSGDDSGQSSNYAGNQSNNQAAAAPSQTPDTNSEMDDLPF; encoded by the coding sequence ATGCAAGGAGTAAACAAAGTCATTTTGATTGGTAATCTGGGTAAAGACCCAGAGGTAAGACACTTGGACAACGGAGCTTCCGTTGCAAATTTTTCAATAGCAACAACCGAAACCTATAAAGACAGAAATTCTGGAGAACGAGTTGATCAAACTGAATGGCATAATATTGTGCTTTGGAGAGGTTTAGCGGAAGTAGCTGAAAAATATTTGAAAAAAGGAGATAGCGTCTATATAGAAGGAAAACTTCGAACCAGATCATGGGAAAAAGAAGGCGTTACACGTTATACAACAGAAGTTGTAGGTGACCAATTGACTATGCTTGGTGGAAAGAAAAGTGGCGATGATTCAGGTCAGTCATCAAATTATGCAGGGAATCAATCCAATAATCAGGCCGCTGCGGCACCAAGCCAAACACCGGATACCAACAGCGAAATGGACGATTTACCATTTTAA